One Qipengyuania aurantiaca genomic region harbors:
- a CDS encoding type II and III secretion system protein family protein, with translation MKRRLTTKLLLASIALAPIAAAPTSMATAQSVTSPSQEIVLSIGRGELVNVPGNMADVFISNENVADVQVKSQRQLYLFGKSGGETSVYASNAAGDIIWAANVRVGSNIGSIDQMLSLAMPEAKINVATMGNNTVLLTGTVAAPEDAADAQSLVQAYVGEGTNVISRLRMATPLQVNLQVRIAEVSRSVVKQLGVNLATADSTSGFQFGIGQGRGAISQFQPSFRNSVTGQRFQGPLAVGQEFEGEGATIIDQVTGGSTLGAFGNFLGLDIGAALDLAETQGLVTTLSQPNLTALSGETAEFLAGGEFPIPLSQGLGTTTIEYKNYGVSLAYTPTVLANGRISIRVRPEVSELSSQGSINLNGFQVPALITRRAETTVELGSGQSFMIAGLLSNNAQNSIEKAPGLGDVPILGNLFRSTTYRKGETELVIVVTPYLVKPVNANDIRLPTDGFLKPTEYQRLLELREADGVSGATRPMPTATGTGAAPAISQAPAQGDEQLAMPAEARRTEKTAAAKPGFSFE, from the coding sequence ATGAAACGTCGTCTTACCACCAAACTGCTGCTCGCAAGCATCGCGCTCGCACCGATCGCAGCCGCTCCGACCTCGATGGCTACGGCCCAGTCGGTCACCAGCCCGAGCCAGGAGATCGTCCTTTCGATCGGTCGCGGCGAACTCGTCAACGTGCCCGGCAACATGGCCGACGTCTTCATCTCGAACGAGAACGTCGCCGATGTTCAGGTCAAGTCGCAGCGCCAGCTGTACCTGTTCGGCAAGTCGGGCGGGGAAACCTCCGTCTACGCCAGCAACGCAGCCGGTGACATCATTTGGGCGGCCAACGTCCGCGTCGGCTCGAACATCGGCAGCATCGACCAGATGCTCTCGCTGGCGATGCCCGAAGCGAAGATCAACGTCGCCACCATGGGCAACAACACCGTGCTGCTGACCGGCACCGTGGCCGCTCCCGAGGATGCCGCCGACGCCCAGTCGCTGGTCCAGGCCTATGTCGGCGAAGGCACCAATGTCATCAGCCGCCTGCGCATGGCGACGCCGCTGCAGGTCAATCTGCAGGTCCGCATCGCCGAAGTCAGCCGTTCGGTCGTGAAGCAGCTTGGCGTGAACCTCGCCACCGCCGATTCCACCAGCGGTTTCCAGTTCGGCATCGGCCAGGGCCGCGGCGCAATCTCGCAGTTCCAGCCGAGCTTCCGCAATTCGGTGACGGGTCAGCGTTTCCAGGGTCCGCTCGCCGTGGGCCAGGAATTCGAAGGTGAAGGCGCGACGATCATCGATCAGGTGACCGGCGGCTCCACCTTGGGCGCCTTCGGCAACTTCCTCGGCCTCGACATCGGCGCGGCGCTCGACCTTGCGGAGACGCAGGGCCTCGTGACCACGCTGTCGCAGCCGAACCTGACCGCCCTTTCGGGCGAAACGGCCGAATTCCTCGCCGGTGGCGAATTCCCCATCCCGCTCAGCCAGGGTCTGGGCACCACCACGATCGAGTACAAGAACTACGGTGTCAGCCTCGCCTACACCCCCACGGTTCTGGCCAACGGCCGCATCTCGATCCGCGTGCGTCCGGAAGTGTCGGAGCTGTCGAGCCAGGGGTCGATCAACTTGAACGGCTTCCAGGTTCCCGCGCTCATCACCCGCCGTGCGGAGACGACCGTGGAACTCGGCTCGGGCCAGAGCTTCATGATCGCCGGCCTGCTGTCGAACAACGCGCAGAACTCGATCGAGAAGGCTCCGGGCCTCGGCGACGTGCCGATCCTGGGCAATCTCTTCCGCTCGACCACTTACCGCAAGGGTGAGACCGAGCTGGTGATCGTGGTCACGCCGTATCTGGTGAAGCCGGTGAACGCGAACGACATCCGCCTGCCGACCGACGGTTTCCTCAAGCCGACCGAGTACCAGCGCCTGCTGGAACTGCGCGAGGCCGACGGTGTCTCGGGCGCAACCCGCCCGATGCCGACCGCAACCGGAACCGGTGCAGCGCCCGCGATCTCGCAGGCCCCGGCACAGGGTGACGAACAGCTGGCAATGCCCGCCGAGGCACGCCGCACCGAAAAGACCGCGGCTGCCAAGCCCGGCTTCAGCTTCGAATAA
- a CDS encoding CpaD family pilus assembly protein: MRNLNTRTLAAPLMASLALALGACGPSNMSNRTLYSVKQPVVERSNYVLDLNTTAEGLPVSEQQRLTGWFESMNLRYGDRVAIDDGSNSLAVRDDVAAIAGRYGILVAEGAPVTAGQVGPGQARVVITRSTASVPGCPDWSHLDESNEGNATNPNYGCATYSNLAAMVANPEDLVQGQQGTGETIVTTSTKAIQAYREMEPTGAGGLPEVSSSEGGN; the protein is encoded by the coding sequence ATGCGTAATCTCAACACTCGCACACTCGCGGCTCCGCTGATGGCCTCGCTGGCCCTCGCCCTTGGCGCATGCGGTCCGTCGAACATGTCGAACCGCACGCTCTACAGCGTGAAGCAGCCGGTCGTGGAACGCTCGAACTACGTGCTCGACCTGAACACGACGGCCGAAGGCCTGCCGGTTTCCGAGCAGCAGCGCCTTACCGGCTGGTTCGAAAGCATGAACCTGCGTTACGGCGACCGCGTTGCCATCGACGATGGCAGCAACAGCCTTGCCGTGCGCGACGATGTCGCCGCGATTGCCGGCCGTTACGGGATCCTGGTCGCCGAAGGCGCTCCGGTCACCGCCGGCCAGGTCGGTCCGGGCCAGGCCCGCGTGGTCATCACCCGCAGCACCGCCTCGGTGCCGGGTTGCCCCGACTGGTCGCACCTCGACGAAAGCAACGAGGGCAACGCGACCAACCCCAATTACGGGTGCGCCACCTACAGCAACCTTGCTGCCATGGTCGCCAACCCGGAGGACCTCGTCCAGGGCCAGCAGGGCACGGGCGAGACCATCGTGACGACTTCCACCAAGGCCATCCAGGCCTATCGGGAAATGGAACCGACCGGTGCCGGCGGCCTGCCCGAAGTTAGCAGCAGCGAAGGAGGCAACTAA
- a CDS encoding alpha/beta hydrolase, with product MEASIPENQTSASAAAIDRRAIPADASESRWQAADGHELRRIDWAANSETPRGSILFLPGRGDFYEKYLESLEEWHRAGWRVTAADWRGQAGSGRLGDDKLTGHIEDFTQWTSDLAHLWSAWKASTPGPHVLVAHSMGGHIVTRALVDGLVDPDAVVLSAPMLGMAGPPLPLAVLHSVARVMARIGSPKRPAWKWSEKPGEMPARRRDLLTHDDDRYEDELWWRQTRPELAMGPGSWGWVERAYASTREIEAPGAMEKVDIPVLVVSTSNDKLVKHEAAARAAERFPKGEIAAFGEEAHHEILREVDDVRGEAMRDIAEFLDRVAPRQA from the coding sequence GTGGAGGCATCTATTCCCGAAAACCAGACAAGCGCCAGCGCTGCCGCGATTGATCGCCGCGCGATACCGGCGGACGCCAGCGAGAGCAGGTGGCAGGCGGCCGACGGCCATGAATTGCGCCGGATCGACTGGGCGGCGAACAGCGAGACACCGCGCGGTTCGATCCTGTTCCTTCCCGGCCGCGGGGACTTCTACGAGAAGTATCTGGAAAGCCTGGAGGAATGGCATCGCGCCGGCTGGCGGGTGACCGCCGCCGACTGGCGCGGGCAGGCCGGATCTGGCCGGCTCGGCGATGACAAGCTCACCGGCCATATCGAAGATTTCACCCAGTGGACGTCCGACCTCGCGCATCTGTGGAGCGCGTGGAAGGCGAGCACGCCCGGCCCCCATGTGCTGGTCGCGCATTCGATGGGCGGCCATATCGTCACCCGCGCGCTGGTCGACGGGCTGGTCGATCCCGACGCGGTCGTGCTGTCGGCACCCATGCTCGGCATGGCCGGGCCGCCGCTGCCGCTGGCCGTGCTTCATTCGGTGGCGCGGGTCATGGCGCGAATCGGTTCGCCCAAGCGTCCGGCGTGGAAGTGGAGCGAGAAGCCCGGCGAGATGCCGGCGCGCCGCCGCGACCTGCTCACCCATGACGACGATCGCTATGAAGACGAGCTCTGGTGGCGCCAGACGCGGCCCGAGCTTGCCATGGGGCCGGGCAGCTGGGGCTGGGTCGAACGCGCCTACGCCTCGACCCGCGAGATCGAAGCGCCTGGCGCGATGGAAAAGGTCGATATTCCCGTGCTGGTCGTCTCCACCTCGAACGACAAGCTGGTGAAGCACGAGGCGGCCGCCCGTGCGGCAGAGCGTTTCCCGAAGGGCGAAATCGCCGCCTTTGGCGAGGAAGCGCATCATGAGATCCTGCGCGAGGTCGACGACGTGCGCGGCGAAGCCATGCGCGACATCGCCGAATTTCTCGACCGGGTGGCACCCCGGCAGGCGTGA
- a CDS encoding type II secretion system F family protein, with protein MESSTGPTLLGFDVILIGSILAGFAALAVLFAIYTAVTIKDPMQKRVKALEGRREELKLGLVTAGSKKRQSLVRKTNTTDKVRETLGNMKVLQDSQVEMMQQKLAWAGYRNKEVAVILIGLRMILPIVFGTIAAILLYGIEIYPDWHFKRVAALAFAVFVGYKGPEIYLKNVASKRTDAIRKGLPDALDLLVICAEAGLTVDAAFNRVAKELGRAYPELGDEFTLTAIELSFLNERKKAFDNLAYRVNLEAVKGVVTTMVQTERYGTPLASALRVLSAEFRNERMMRAEEKAARLPAIMTVPLILFILPTLFIVILGPAACSIADAFAD; from the coding sequence ATGGAAAGCTCCACCGGCCCTACCCTCCTCGGTTTCGACGTGATCTTGATCGGGTCGATCCTGGCAGGTTTCGCAGCGCTCGCCGTGCTCTTCGCGATCTACACTGCGGTCACCATCAAGGACCCGATGCAGAAGCGCGTGAAGGCATTGGAAGGCCGCCGCGAGGAACTGAAACTCGGCCTCGTCACGGCTGGCTCGAAGAAGCGCCAGAGCCTGGTGCGCAAGACCAACACGACCGACAAGGTCCGCGAGACCCTCGGCAACATGAAGGTCCTGCAGGACAGCCAGGTCGAGATGATGCAGCAGAAGCTCGCCTGGGCGGGTTATCGCAACAAGGAAGTCGCGGTCATCCTGATCGGTCTGCGCATGATCCTGCCGATCGTTTTCGGCACCATCGCGGCGATCCTGCTTTACGGAATCGAGATCTACCCCGACTGGCACTTCAAGCGCGTGGCCGCGCTCGCCTTCGCGGTGTTCGTGGGCTACAAGGGCCCGGAAATCTACCTGAAGAACGTCGCATCGAAGCGCACCGACGCCATCCGCAAGGGCCTCCCCGACGCGCTCGACCTGCTGGTGATCTGCGCCGAGGCCGGCCTGACCGTCGACGCCGCCTTCAACCGCGTCGCCAAGGAACTGGGCCGCGCCTATCCGGAACTGGGTGACGAATTTACCCTGACCGCGATCGAGCTGTCCTTCCTCAACGAACGCAAGAAGGCCTTCGACAACCTCGCCTATCGCGTGAACTTGGAAGCGGTGAAGGGCGTGGTCACGACCATGGTCCAGACCGAACGCTACGGTACGCCGCTGGCCTCCGCACTGCGCGTGCTCTCCGCCGAATTCCGTAACGAGCGAATGATGCGTGCAGAAGAAAAGGCCGCGCGTCTCCCGGCGATCATGACCGTGCCGCTGATCCTTTTCATCCTGCCTACGCTATTTATCGTCATCCTCGGACCCGCCGCCTGTTCGATCGCCGACGCTTTCGCCGACTAG
- a CDS encoding MarR family winged helix-turn-helix transcriptional regulator, translating to MTARKPSKRLAEFLPYQLSIASNAVSTRIAEQYRKRFALKTTEWRIMAVLGDSGPTTQRELAQATLMDKVPVNRACKTLESRGLAERKPNSADGRSHLLELTAEGRAVHAGIMPLALKIEEELFSVLTEDERTAMRDMLARLRENAGEFDAESLAD from the coding sequence ATGACTGCACGCAAGCCTTCAAAGCGCCTCGCCGAATTCCTGCCCTACCAGCTCTCGATCGCCTCCAACGCGGTCTCGACCCGGATCGCGGAGCAGTATCGCAAGCGGTTCGCGCTGAAGACGACCGAGTGGCGCATCATGGCGGTGCTCGGCGACAGCGGGCCGACCACCCAGCGCGAGCTGGCGCAGGCCACGTTGATGGACAAGGTGCCGGTCAACCGCGCCTGCAAGACGCTGGAAAGCCGCGGCCTGGCCGAGCGCAAGCCCAACTCGGCCGATGGCCGTTCGCACCTGCTTGAACTGACCGCCGAGGGCCGGGCGGTCCATGCCGGTATCATGCCGCTGGCGCTCAAGATCGAGGAAGAACTGTTCTCCGTGCTCACCGAGGACGAACGCACCGCCATGCGCGACATGCTGGCGCGGCTGCGCGAAAACGCGGGCGAGTTCGATGCAGAAAGCCTCGCCGACTAG
- a CDS encoding crotonase/enoyl-CoA hydratase family protein yields the protein MTAYTQIKLDIADGIATVTLHRPEKMNAFTRVMMAEFIDALDVTDGDDSVRAVIVTGEGERAFCAGADLTPEGGGHVFSDPNPVDDLSDERVRDGGGRLTLRLFNSKKPLIGACNGVAVGVGATMQLPFDIRLCSDNARFGFVFARRGITPEAASSWFLPRLVGMQTALEWCMTGRIFDAAEAKERGLVRSVHPQGELMDAAVGIAREIADNTSAVSVAMTRAMLWRLGGGGHPMDAHRIDSRAIYRLSRSADAKEGIASFLEKRAPAYPDTVSADMPDFYPWWDEPGYE from the coding sequence ATGACCGCCTACACGCAGATCAAGCTCGACATTGCCGATGGCATTGCCACGGTGACGCTTCACCGGCCGGAGAAGATGAACGCCTTCACCCGGGTGATGATGGCCGAGTTCATCGACGCGCTCGACGTGACCGATGGCGATGACAGCGTGCGCGCGGTGATCGTGACGGGGGAGGGCGAGCGGGCCTTTTGCGCCGGCGCCGACCTGACGCCGGAGGGCGGGGGGCATGTGTTCTCCGACCCCAATCCGGTGGACGACCTTTCTGACGAGCGCGTGCGCGACGGGGGCGGGCGGCTGACCTTGCGGCTGTTCAATTCCAAGAAGCCGCTGATCGGGGCCTGCAACGGCGTGGCCGTGGGCGTGGGCGCGACGATGCAGCTGCCCTTCGACATCCGCCTTTGCAGCGACAACGCGCGCTTCGGCTTCGTCTTTGCGCGGCGCGGGATCACGCCCGAAGCGGCTTCGAGCTGGTTCCTGCCGCGGCTGGTCGGCATGCAGACCGCGCTCGAATGGTGCATGACGGGACGGATCTTCGATGCGGCGGAAGCGAAAGAGCGCGGGTTGGTGCGTTCGGTCCATCCGCAGGGCGAGTTGATGGATGCGGCGGTAGGCATCGCGCGCGAGATTGCCGACAACACCTCGGCCGTCTCGGTCGCCATGACCCGCGCCATGCTGTGGCGGCTGGGCGGGGGCGGCCACCCGATGGACGCGCATCGGATCGACAGCCGCGCGATCTATCGCCTGAGCCGCAGCGCCGATGCGAAGGAGGGCATCGCCAGCTTCCTTGAAAAGCGCGCGCCCGCCTATCCCGACACGGTGAGCGCGGACATGCCCGACTTCTACCCCTGGTGGGACGAGCCCGGCTACGAGTAG
- a CDS encoding type II secretion system F family protein — protein MNMIQLVLVAGGLLVLATLGVFAFAGPSAGKASQRRLQQVRYRHSESTDAKVESQMKKAIAARRPKQFKQAGSGSRLEALAVRLDRTGKGWTLSQYAYGSLGVGLVVAVIIFLRSGSLPLSLALGVFSGAGIPHFVVSRAIKKRTNQFNVKFADAIELLVRGLRSGLPVTETLAVVSQEVPGPVGQEFKGIVERIKIGRTMEESLQETADRLGIPEFNFFCITLAIQRETGGNLAETLSNLADVLRKRSQMKLKIKAMSSESKASAYIVGSLPFIVFGLIFWINPEYLGGFFTDDRLIVTGLGGLTWMGIGVFIMAKMVNFEI, from the coding sequence ATGAACATGATCCAGCTCGTGCTGGTAGCCGGCGGCCTCCTTGTCCTGGCAACTCTGGGCGTCTTCGCCTTCGCCGGGCCCAGCGCCGGCAAGGCCAGCCAGCGCCGCCTGCAGCAGGTCCGCTATCGCCATTCGGAAAGCACCGATGCGAAAGTGGAATCGCAGATGAAGAAGGCGATTGCCGCGCGCAGGCCCAAGCAGTTCAAGCAAGCTGGTTCGGGCTCGCGCCTCGAAGCGCTTGCCGTCCGTCTCGACCGTACCGGCAAAGGCTGGACGCTCTCGCAATACGCCTACGGCTCGCTCGGTGTGGGTCTCGTGGTTGCCGTGATCATCTTCCTGCGCTCTGGCTCGCTTCCGCTCAGCCTGGCGCTCGGCGTTTTTTCCGGGGCCGGAATCCCGCACTTTGTGGTGAGCCGCGCAATCAAGAAGCGCACCAACCAGTTCAACGTGAAATTCGCCGACGCCATCGAATTGCTCGTTCGCGGCCTTCGCTCCGGTCTTCCCGTGACCGAAACGCTTGCCGTCGTTTCGCAGGAAGTGCCGGGCCCGGTGGGTCAGGAATTCAAGGGCATCGTCGAGCGTATCAAGATCGGCCGGACCATGGAGGAATCGCTCCAGGAAACCGCCGACCGCCTCGGCATTCCGGAATTCAACTTCTTCTGCATCACGCTCGCAATCCAGCGCGAAACCGGTGGTAACCTCGCCGAGACGCTCTCGAACCTTGCCGACGTGCTGCGCAAGCGCTCGCAGATGAAGCTCAAGATCAAGGCGATGAGCTCGGAATCGAAGGCCTCGGCCTATATCGTCGGCTCGCTGCCCTTCATCGTCTTCGGCCTGATCTTCTGGATCAACCCGGAGTATCTCGGCGGGTTCTTCACCGATGACCGTCTGATCGTGACCGGCCTTGGCGGCCTTACCTGGATGGGTATCGGCGTCTTCATCATGGCCAAGATGGTCAACTTCGAAATCTAA
- a CDS encoding A24 family peptidase, giving the protein MDQQIVTYVLLGALAMALLVAAFTDLKSRTIGNKLNLAIAAGAPLFWWATGLDLWPGVGIQMGIAVATFAICALFFAIRQMGGGDVKLLTALALWFPPTNFLGLVLIMAMLGWVLTLVMGIWGVAHSRVVGTKPVRDTALLVACTLVAANFASAVLGGPKLAIPQGLLDSLATLPNATLILAMVPMAILAVVTLASIRIIRRHEHQPRVPYGLAISMAGLWIVGGGIFSGMTATAAG; this is encoded by the coding sequence ATGGACCAACAGATTGTCACCTATGTTCTGCTCGGCGCCTTGGCAATGGCGCTGCTGGTTGCCGCCTTCACGGATTTGAAGAGCCGCACCATCGGCAACAAGCTCAACCTCGCCATCGCCGCCGGTGCGCCGCTGTTCTGGTGGGCGACTGGGCTGGACCTGTGGCCGGGTGTCGGCATCCAGATGGGCATTGCGGTGGCGACCTTCGCCATCTGCGCGCTGTTCTTCGCCATTCGCCAGATGGGCGGCGGCGACGTGAAGCTGCTGACCGCGCTCGCGCTGTGGTTCCCGCCGACCAATTTCCTCGGCCTCGTGCTGATCATGGCCATGCTCGGCTGGGTGCTGACGCTGGTCATGGGTATCTGGGGCGTGGCGCATTCACGTGTCGTCGGCACCAAGCCGGTGCGCGACACCGCGCTGCTGGTCGCCTGCACGCTGGTGGCTGCCAATTTCGCCAGCGCCGTCCTGGGCGGCCCCAAGCTCGCCATACCGCAGGGCCTGCTCGATTCGCTGGCCACCCTGCCCAACGCGACGCTCATCCTCGCGATGGTGCCGATGGCGATCCTCGCCGTGGTCACGCTGGCCTCGATCCGCATCATCCGCCGACACGAACACCAGCCGCGCGTCCCCTACGGCCTCGCCATCTCGATGGCCGGCCTGTGGATCGTCGGCGGCGGCATTTTTTCCGGAATGACCGCGACTGCCGCGGGCTGA
- the cpaB gene encoding Flp pilus assembly protein CpaB gives MDRKKLVLLVGALIVAIGTALVARSMFAGASAPQAQAAAVVEPQGPKVLVAQRALPTGTIITADAIGYQLWPEELVQDAYFLDGEADVSKLIGTVVRHPVTAGEPVTQGSLVSPGDRGFLAAALTPGMRAITVPVDAKSGVAGFVFPGDRVDMVLTQAVNGEGQALKASETILRNLRVLATDQSTEQTTVDGKTQVRAFRTVTIEVTPTIAEKVAVAQTLGTLSLALRPLADSQGELERAIAAGDLVIPENATPEEEERMLREVAGRPDDGKSTYVTGGDVSRFQRSSMPSQNRGGGGGGGGGRAAPAPRSESSAESKAPVRSGPTVIVTRGKNAEVVTVGRAGGVAASAGAGTRRAGETAPVALSTLR, from the coding sequence ATGGATAGGAAGAAGCTGGTTCTGCTGGTAGGCGCGCTGATCGTTGCGATCGGTACCGCTCTTGTTGCCCGCAGCATGTTCGCCGGAGCCTCGGCTCCTCAGGCCCAGGCCGCAGCGGTCGTCGAACCGCAGGGACCCAAGGTACTCGTCGCGCAGCGTGCGCTGCCGACCGGCACCATCATCACGGCCGATGCCATCGGTTACCAGCTGTGGCCGGAAGAACTGGTGCAGGACGCCTACTTCCTCGACGGCGAGGCCGATGTCTCCAAGCTGATCGGCACGGTGGTCCGCCACCCGGTTACCGCCGGTGAGCCGGTCACGCAGGGCTCGCTCGTGAGCCCGGGCGACCGCGGCTTCCTTGCTGCTGCCCTTACGCCGGGTATGCGTGCCATCACCGTGCCCGTCGATGCGAAGAGCGGCGTTGCCGGCTTCGTCTTCCCGGGCGACCGTGTGGACATGGTGCTGACTCAGGCTGTGAACGGCGAAGGCCAGGCGCTGAAGGCTTCCGAAACCATCCTGCGCAACCTTCGCGTCCTCGCCACCGACCAGTCGACCGAACAGACGACCGTCGACGGCAAGACCCAGGTTCGCGCCTTCCGTACCGTGACGATCGAAGTCACGCCCACCATCGCGGAAAAGGTTGCTGTCGCGCAGACCCTCGGCACGCTCAGCCTCGCGCTTCGTCCGCTGGCCGATAGCCAGGGCGAACTGGAACGCGCTATCGCAGCGGGCGATCTCGTGATCCCCGAAAATGCGACGCCCGAAGAAGAAGAGCGCATGCTGCGCGAAGTCGCCGGCCGTCCGGACGATGGCAAGAGCACCTATGTGACCGGCGGCGACGTGTCTCGCTTCCAGCGCAGCTCGATGCCTTCGCAGAACCGTGGCGGTGGCGGTGGCGGTGGCGGTGGCCGTGCGGCACCTGCTCCGCGCAGCGAAAGCAGCGCCGAAAGCAAGGCGCCCGTGCGCAGCGGTCCGACCGTGATCGTGACCCGCGGCAAGAACGCAGAAGTCGTGACCGTTGGCCGTGCGGGAGGCGTAGCCGCCTCGGCTGGTGCCGGCACGCGCCGGGCCGGTGAAACCGCACCCGTCGCGCTGAGCACGCTTCGTTGA
- a CDS encoding DUF305 domain-containing protein produces MADAHKGHEGNYKRFMAMVGTSTAIMFGLMYLNTYALDHVMWSETRFWMTFVMGAVMAVVMLLFMWGMYKNTKKNWIIIGVSVVTFVLALWLVRSQETVYDSEWMSAMIPHHSIAVMTSERAHIEDKRVQELANSIIEAQRKEIAEMRWLIDDIDRNGIAATDEEAVARPVPKFEGFLNPDGGATP; encoded by the coding sequence ATGGCAGACGCTCACAAGGGACACGAAGGCAATTACAAACGTTTCATGGCGATGGTCGGCACGTCGACCGCCATCATGTTCGGCCTGATGTATCTCAACACCTATGCGCTCGACCACGTGATGTGGAGCGAGACGCGCTTCTGGATGACCTTCGTCATGGGCGCGGTGATGGCGGTGGTGATGCTGCTCTTCATGTGGGGCATGTACAAGAACACGAAAAAGAATTGGATCATTATCGGCGTGTCGGTGGTGACTTTTGTCCTCGCCCTGTGGCTCGTGCGGAGCCAGGAGACGGTCTACGACAGCGAGTGGATGTCGGCGATGATCCCGCACCATTCGATCGCAGTCATGACCAGCGAGCGCGCCCATATCGAGGACAAGCGGGTGCAGGAACTCGCCAATTCGATCATCGAGGCGCAGCGCAAGGAAATCGCCGAGATGAGGTGGCTGATCGACGATATCGACCGCAACGGCATCGCCGCAACGGATGAAGAGGCGGTAGCTCGCCCGGTCCCGAAATTCGAAGGCTTCCTCAACCCTGATGGTGGTGCCACGCCATAA
- a CDS encoding pilus assembly protein CpaE, producing the protein MSALSKPGGMPGNRDPFAAYICDETALDVLRPVVIELGWQPEKCNKGGLRNAVQSLSVSASPNILMVDLSESGDPLNDINALAEVCEPGTVVIAIGQVNDVRLYRDLLASGIHDYLLKPLSASVLRDSLTAAQSVFMAPRGGESEGVKRHISTAIIGTRGGVGASTLATSLAWHYSADKAMPTALLDLDVHFGTGALTLDLEPGRGLTDAIDNPSRIDGLFIERAMIRANDNLAILSAEAPINSPLMTDGAAFLQLQEEFRHAFEMTIVDLPRNMLINFPHVLNDVNVATVVCEMTLASARDTIRVLSWLKANAGHVTPLVVANKVQAGASEISKADFEASIERKIDVTLPFDQKGATAAAKLGKTFIDASGSSKVSSGIKQVASRIIGLGDEDSDEAAEAAGKKSLFDLKGLMAKKDKADA; encoded by the coding sequence ATGAGCGCCCTATCCAAACCCGGCGGTATGCCCGGCAATCGCGATCCGTTCGCCGCCTATATCTGCGACGAAACGGCTCTGGACGTCCTGCGCCCGGTGGTCATCGAACTCGGCTGGCAGCCGGAAAAGTGCAACAAAGGCGGCCTGCGCAACGCAGTCCAGTCGCTCTCGGTGTCGGCCAGCCCGAACATCCTGATGGTGGACCTGTCCGAAAGCGGCGACCCGCTCAACGACATCAACGCCCTGGCCGAGGTTTGCGAACCCGGCACGGTCGTGATCGCCATCGGCCAGGTCAACGACGTGCGCCTCTATCGCGACCTCCTCGCGAGCGGCATCCACGATTACCTGCTGAAGCCGCTGTCGGCCTCGGTCCTGCGCGATTCGCTCACCGCGGCGCAGTCCGTCTTCATGGCTCCGCGTGGCGGCGAAAGCGAAGGGGTCAAGCGCCACATCTCGACGGCCATCATCGGCACGCGCGGCGGTGTGGGTGCCTCCACCCTCGCCACTTCGCTCGCCTGGCACTACAGCGCCGACAAGGCGATGCCGACCGCGTTGCTCGATCTCGACGTGCACTTCGGCACCGGTGCGCTCACGCTCGACCTCGAGCCGGGCCGCGGCCTGACCGACGCGATCGACAATCCGAGCCGTATCGACGGCCTGTTCATCGAACGCGCCATGATCCGTGCGAACGACAACCTCGCCATTCTCTCGGCAGAGGCACCGATCAATTCGCCGCTGATGACCGACGGCGCGGCCTTCCTGCAGCTGCAGGAAGAATTCCGCCACGCCTTCGAGATGACGATCGTCGACCTGCCGCGCAACATGCTGATCAACTTCCCGCATGTCCTGAACGACGTGAACGTCGCCACGGTCGTGTGCGAGATGACGCTGGCTTCGGCCCGCGACACGATCCGCGTGCTGAGCTGGCTCAAGGCCAACGCGGGTCACGTCACGCCGCTGGTCGTGGCCAACAAGGTCCAGGCCGGCGCTTCGGAAATCAGCAAGGCCGATTTCGAAGCCTCGATCGAGCGCAAGATCGACGTCACCCTGCCCTTCGACCAGAAGGGTGCGACGGCGGCCGCCAAGCTCGGCAAGACCTTCATCGACGCCAGCGGCTCGAGCAAGGTTTCGAGCGGCATCAAGCAGGTCGCAAGCCGGATCATCGGCCTTGGCGACGAAGACAGTGACGAGGCTGCGGAAGCGGCCGGCAAGAAGTCGCTCTTCGACCTCAAGGGCCTGATGGCCAAGAAGGACAAGGCTGACGCCTGA